GCAATAGGTTAACGTTTAGCATAGTTAATTAGGAATCATACACATGGACGCTCAGAAATATCTGCCGATAAAAAGGCATACCACATTATTAACTCGACTCCCTGAGACTCGTTTCGCTTCTCAACTCGCTAAATCCAAAGCCAATTGGATTGTGTTCGGTGAGTATCTATCTCCACAATCATTCGATGACATCGACTTCTTCACTGGCACTTACAACACCATCCTCGATACGTGGAAGGTTGGGCATTATGAAGTGGCTTTGATGTCAGGCAATCTAACACCAGCACACGAAGAAATCCTCCAAGCGTTAAAGCTTGATTATGCTTGCCTTAGCGAGGTCCCAGACTTATCTAAGCCAGGTTTGATCGTAATGGATATGGATTCTACAGCGATTCAAATTGAATGCATCGATGAGATTGCCAAGCTGGCTGGAGTGGGAGAGTTAGTCTCTGAAATCACAGAACGAGCAATGCAAGGCGAGCTCGATTTTGAACAGAGCCTACGCCAACGAGTAGGAGCACTCAAAGGTGCGGATGAGTCGATATTAGAGCAAGTGCGTCAGTCATTGCCATTCATGCCAGATTTGGTCGGGCTGGTGAATACTTTGAATAAGCTTGGCTGGAAAACAGCGATTGCATCAGGCGGTTTTACTTACTTCTCTGATTACCTGAAAGATACCCTTGATCTTGACCATGCTCAGTCAAACACGCTTGAGATTGTCAATGGTAAGTTGACGGGTGAAGTCTTAGGAGATGTTGTTTCGGCGCAGACCAAAGCGGATATCTTGGTAGAGTTAGCTGAAGAATACGAATTGGAACTGCACAATACCGTTGCCGTTGGTGATGGTGCTAATGACTTGGTTATGATGGGTTCTGCAGGTTTAGGTATTGCCTATCACGCGAAACCGAAAGTAGAGCAACAAGCTCAAACCGCTGTGCGTTATGCAGGTTTAGGCGGGGTACTGTGCATCTTGTCGGGTGTATTGGCTAAGCAGCAGAAGATAAGTTGGCAAGCGAAACCTTAGGGGTCCTATCTAAGTGCTATTGGCTATGTATCTTATTGGCAATAGTGACTCAGAAAAAAAGCAGGTGATGAGCCTGCTTTTTCTATTTTCAAACCCAGTAAATTGATGCTGACCTAACGAGTCAGCTCCAATCGAATCAACACTTCATCAGTAATATCTTCTATCTCGCCATAACCGATAAATGCAGTAACTTCATTCTCTAGCTTCTTAGCTTGATGCATGCTTATGCGTGAAAGCTCTTCTAAATCCGACTGGAATAAACTCGTCAACGGATTAAAGATAGGTGCAGTCGTGACTCGTAATACATACACGTCACCTAAATGCTGCGCTTTCTTAATGAATAAGATGCGTTCCTTTGCTGAGGCGAAGTCTTTGACCAACTTGGTGTGTACCGATTGGATCTTGTCGCCAAACTTTACCGCGGCAATGTATACGTCATGGTGTTTCGGCTCTGCACCTTCAATTCTTTTCAGTGGCTCAGCTAACAGTGAATTAGAGTGCCCTTTGAAAATCGGCTCGAGTGAGAACTTTTGATTATGGCCAAGCTTAGCAAGTAACGTTAGATGCTTATTTAATGGAAAATTCACACCAATGATCTTACAGCGCAGCGTTGAACCTGGCTTATCAATGAATATTGGGTTGCTGACCATCTTGCTTAACAAAATGTTGTGCAGAGATTCGAGCAGCGAATGTGTTGGCAGTATCTCTTGCTTCTTAATCAGCTTGCTTTGATTCTGATCGATAAGTCCATTAAGGAAAGCGATGGTACGCATCGTCTTGGCGTTCTCGGCAATAACCAGTTGCACGTTGCGGCCATTCGGGCTCACTCGAATCACCTGGTAAGGCACGGTGCTCAGTGGCAGGTTCTTGTCATAAAGCTGCAGTTCATTAAAGTTCACCAATACAGGATCATTAATCTTGAGGACCATTGGGTGTTCAAGGTTAATGCTCAGTCCACGCTTAGAGATATCTAAGGTGTGTCCGTTCGCCGCTGCGCCATCTTGTGATGTAAGCTGCAGCGGTGACTTAAATTGGTATCTCGGCTCTTTACGACGGGTCTGAGAGTCAAAGTAGATGCTTTGAATATTGCCGACGACAGTACGTGGGTGACGGAAGCGGTTTAATTCACTGCTTGGAATACGTGGCTTTTCACTCAGAAGATAGTCAGCTGCACTTTCGTGATCGCCGATCTCTTGCAAGATTCCGCAATGCGTCAGTTGAGCTGAGCTTTGGGCCAGCGTATCCGAGTGCCTAGCTAATGCTTGTCGCTCGGTGTCTGAAAGTTCGAAAACCGAGAACTTGAACGCTTTCCAACTTTTACGTTTACCACCGATGTGCCAGAACAGTTGTCTTTGTTCACGAGAGGCTTCAGGTAGCATCATTGAATAGAATAAGGTCTTGTTTTGGTGTTCATGGGTAAAAGAATAGATAACGTTACTGGTTCCCTTCACTCCTGGCTTAGCCAGCAGGTTCATACGTTGCTCGTTGAACAGGGTGCCTAGCGCTTGTTGATTTCGCTCGTCGTGCCAGTATTGCCATAACGGATGGTTGTTATCTGTCAGTAGGGCAAGCTTTAATTCACTGCCGCTGAAGAACAGCGGAAGGTTACAAGTATGCTTTAGATAGGTGTGTTCGATTCCTCGCGTACGAGTTCGAATGATCCTATCTTGGTTCTCATGGCTGGTTTTTTTACTGGTGCTATTTAAAGACTCATCGAGTAAGCGAGCCACAACATTGTTGTCGCTTACCTTGATGGTTCTTAGAAATTTGACCGCGTTGTTCTCATAGGATTCGTCGATACCCAAAACACGAAATTCAACCGCTTGGTTAACATCATTTTCTTGGGACTTTTCGATAAGCTCTGTGAACTTAACGCTGATGATCTCGCCGAGGTTATATCTAAAGGTGCTCGGCACCTTGAACTTTGCACCTGACGGAGAGATATCAACCGTTACACCATGTAGGCTTTGCCCTTTCGATGTGGTGATCTCAACCTGCGAGCTAATCTTGAGTCTGTTCTCTTGGCGCTTTAAGTCGTAACCTAGGTTAATCGCTTCCGCTTCATACGGACTGTTGGCGCTAGTAATGTCGTGGTTACCTTGAGAAGATGTTTTAACTACGCTCATTGGCTGAGTTCGCGGAGTCATTACTAACTCCCATGCGCCTTCTGTGTAACCTTTAAACTTTTTAGTGCCACGTTGATACGCGTTTAAGGCGA
This region of Vibrio sp. BS-M-Sm-2 genomic DNA includes:
- the serB gene encoding phosphoserine phosphatase; amino-acid sequence: MDAQKYLPIKRHTTLLTRLPETRFASQLAKSKANWIVFGEYLSPQSFDDIDFFTGTYNTILDTWKVGHYEVALMSGNLTPAHEEILQALKLDYACLSEVPDLSKPGLIVMDMDSTAIQIECIDEIAKLAGVGELVSEITERAMQGELDFEQSLRQRVGALKGADESILEQVRQSLPFMPDLVGLVNTLNKLGWKTAIASGGFTYFSDYLKDTLDLDHAQSNTLEIVNGKLTGEVLGDVVSAQTKADILVELAEEYELELHNTVAVGDGANDLVMMGSAGLGIAYHAKPKVEQQAQTAVRYAGLGGVLCILSGVLAKQQKISWQAKP
- a CDS encoding PilZ domain-containing protein; this translates as MQQSEILSVAERLIPAYHAEDFEFLLSQMTEGESPSLKLLVKMELNRIMAPCTKSIDLRGRIDNECRQFTLDGRKHWLDDIALNAYQRGTKKFKGYTEGAWELVMTPRTQPMSVVKTSSQGNHDITSANSPYEAEAINLGYDLKRQENRLKISSQVEITTSKGQSLHGVTVDISPSGAKFKVPSTFRYNLGEIISVKFTELIEKSQENDVNQAVEFRVLGIDESYENNAVKFLRTIKVSDNNVVARLLDESLNSTSKKTSHENQDRIIRTRTRGIEHTYLKHTCNLPLFFSGSELKLALLTDNNHPLWQYWHDERNQQALGTLFNEQRMNLLAKPGVKGTSNVIYSFTHEHQNKTLFYSMMLPEASREQRQLFWHIGGKRKSWKAFKFSVFELSDTERQALARHSDTLAQSSAQLTHCGILQEIGDHESAADYLLSEKPRIPSSELNRFRHPRTVVGNIQSIYFDSQTRRKEPRYQFKSPLQLTSQDGAAANGHTLDISKRGLSINLEHPMVLKINDPVLVNFNELQLYDKNLPLSTVPYQVIRVSPNGRNVQLVIAENAKTMRTIAFLNGLIDQNQSKLIKKQEILPTHSLLESLHNILLSKMVSNPIFIDKPGSTLRCKIIGVNFPLNKHLTLLAKLGHNQKFSLEPIFKGHSNSLLAEPLKRIEGAEPKHHDVYIAAVKFGDKIQSVHTKLVKDFASAKERILFIKKAQHLGDVYVLRVTTAPIFNPLTSLFQSDLEELSRISMHQAKKLENEVTAFIGYGEIEDITDEVLIRLELTR